The genomic window AAAATACAAATAACAAATTATTGATATATTTATGTGAGTTTGTTAATATAGAAAATTTAGTGGTAGATGAAATAGAAATGGTCATTCAGTTCATTACTGAAGAGGCAATTAGTCTATTGAAAAAACTGCTGTTTAATCCTATGAACTACAGTTTGGTGAAATGGACATGCAAAAAGAAAAGGACATgggaaattcaattttaaaagaaataaatggCTAAACGTGTTGTAAAAAGTTAATAAATTGAAATGTTTAGTGCAAAATATAATTGATTCGTTACTCATAAACTCAAATTGTATCTGTCTATAAATCGAAATCTTAGTAAATATGAACAACAAACtgtttgaaatttgaataaaGCTAGCAAACACGTGCTAAAGACCGCGTTTTTCTCTCTTAACGAGCTTATCTCATAAAAACGGATATCACTCTACGGTAGAATCAAGCTAATAAATATCCTTAACAAATTGGAGAATACTAATAACCATTTATGATACAAATAACTTTATAAATACGGTGCCAAAGATCCGTAAAAGGTAGACTATTCATTTTAAGATCTCTCATATTTCATGTTAAGCGACTTAAGCGTTTGAGTATTTTTGTAAGTATCTACCGCTGCTATTCTAGAGAAGTCGAGGTATATTTCATTCAGTCCAAGAAAAGACAAGTCTAGACATCAAGCGAGCAGGAATATTTGGCTCCCATTGTGAGTCCCAATATACTTAATTCCATTATTATTTTTGTGTCCAATTCTTTACACTTAACccacttttatttttctgtccAATTCTTTACACTTAACCcactattctattatataaaaatcagatGTCTGCACTTAATGATGAAGCTGACGTGACATGTTTCGGAGAGTGttttttgatttaattattttaactcattcaatacaatttattttactaacaattttaaataaaatatttttataaaattttaaattttttattatgagcactttttgtaattattataaataattttataaaatttaaaaatggctTAACAGATGTTATGAGTAAACCATCTGACAAAAAACTGATTACAAAATCGGTCGTATATGTGATTAATCGGTGAACCGTTAGAACTGGTCGGTTTTTTTTAAGGGTTTTCGGTTTGTTAATAACTCCTCCAAACGGTGCCGTTTtgacttaaaaaaaaattgaatcccAACGGCTTAAGCCCGTAACCCATTCCCACTCCCAcactcctctcctctcctctctgaAATTGAcgtgaaattttgaaattgaaagaagaacccTAGCTCCCCAAATCGCGAGCCCGCAGCCGCCGCAGCGTCAGACTGAGAGAGAGCATGCTGAGATAGAAGAAGAAACTATTATAGTTAAAGCAATAGCAAAGGTTGAAGGTCAAGCGCATGAAGCAATTGACTGAGGATCATAAAAGGAGAATGCTTATAGAACGAATGCAGGGTGAAAGAGATAAATGGCTTGCTGCGATCAACATATCCGTTGGTCATATTGAAGGTATGCAACTGTTAACAAACCTTTTGGGAATTATATTAGATTAAGAAACAAAAAATTGGTGCTACATATAAAATATTATTCTCATACCCTTTTTATTCTGTACATCTTGAAATGCCAGTATTTATGATACAGAATAATTTACCaacatacaaaaataaaataattttatgccTTTTCGAAACTTCTTGTGATTTACAGTACCTAATTATTGCATGTAAATACGGTGATTTCCTCTTCAGCATATATTgcttcttattttgatttttcaaaattaaaccccATTTTGCCATGTAAATGAAACACAATAAATATTGACCGTTAATTTCTATCCtaattttgataattattttattttattgatatgATTCAGATTCTTTAATCCTGAATAGTCCAAAAACTTTCCGTCTTTTTTCTTAGTTGGATTTTGATAGAAACGTCAAGATTTTTGCCATCCTTACCAATACTGTGGCTGAACAGTGCTGTGACTCTCTATAAATATAGCATGGATGATCACCATACTTATTGTTTATCTGTACTGAAATTCATAATATTTGAGTAATTTTGTTGTGGCAGGTAGCAATGGCAGCTAGGTGAGTTCATGTGCCATGTGGTGAATttcacaatattttttttatctttcactAAATATGAGGACTTTGATTTTTAGGTATGATCTCATCAAGTATATCAATGCTGATCCAGAGCATAAGGTGTGGAAGCTCAAAGTACGTGTCATTAGACTTTGGACCGTTTCTCACTTTGCAAATTCTAGGGTGAAGGCACCTATTGAGATGGTTGTCCTTGATGAAGAGGTAAAATCTTCTCTTTGCATCTGAGATTTATTTTCGTAATGACTGAACAATAAACATTATTTATCTATGACTCTATAAAACTAATGCATTCAGGGGGATACAATTCAATGCTCTATTAAAGGCATATTTGTTCCTATCTTCGAGGGCCTACTCGCTGAGAACAACGTGTACGTGGTCACTAATTTTGCAGTTACTTTAAATACCATTAAGTTCAAGCCTACTAGACACGAATTTAGAATCAACTTCAAGAGGGACACGATTGTGCGTCTGGTACAAGACTCTTCAGTTCCATTGAACGGATTCAATTTTATTCTGTTCAAAAAAATTCATGCAGAGTATAAAAAAGATGGTTATTTAGTTGGTAAGTACTTTGTTAGAGTAATCTATAACGCATGTGTTGTTTAATTCTTTGAGGTCTATATTTAACGCAAAATAATTTATCATAATTTTTGTATTACATAATATGTCTATATTTAATGTATGTCATTTGAATTGGCTGATGCGTCATTTTTTGTTATAGGTATAGTActaaaaaaattgtattatttaGTAAAATTATTCTTCAATTCGTTATTGGCTTTGTTTTCTATTATTatgcattttattttaaaacatctAAACACAGATTTCATATATATAGCAACTAAAGAATTAGTACCTTTAAAGGAATTGTTGGTAACAAGTACTaacctatttattttttgtttcttcacGAACTTCGATTCTAGGCTCTAACTATTTATTAAcagtcttttatatttttatttttaagaaaattaaaaaaaatatgatttcaacATGGATGAAACTTTGGAAAAGATATGTCATTTTTGGACAAAAATTTGAGCAGATAGAGTTTTGTTAATGGAAAGATTGGTGCCTTTATTTTGTAGATGTGATAGGTCAACTTGCCTCTAAGGGTAACTTGGTTGAGTTCACACGGGACGGGAAGCCATCAAGTTATATCACGATAGAACTTGATGATCTTGAGTAATGCTTAATATATTTTTGATAGCGGCTTTtgttttaaaatcttattttgcaATGTTGTGCCTCTCTTTACTTTACAAGCATTGCTATTTCTTATAGGAGTGGACAGAAATTAAGGGTAACGTGGTGGCAGACTTTGGCTTTTAATTTGCTCAAATATTTGGAGGAACACCCGTGTCTTACCTATGTGGTTATTCTCCAAATGGGCAAGATAAAATTTTATAGTGGTTTGTTTATTTTACTGGTATTTGAATGCATGTTTTGTGTCATCATATGCCTAtggtattttctttaatttgttataTCTTTTTGTAGGGGCCATGGGTGTTTCCAACATAAACTACAATTCGAAATTGTTTATCAATGTTGAGTTTTCAGCTGCCAGGATTTCTTTGCAAGGTACAGTGTATAGATCAGTAGTGTGGCCAGCAGAATATCTATACAAGGCTTTTGATTATTTAACTATTAGCAAATTTCATAAATTCTGATTTAAAAATACAAGGGTGAACAAATTGGATCCTGTTGACGGACATGGCATAATGTCGTTGGTCTGTGATCAACCTGTTTCAATTGAGGAAGATTTTTTTACGTCTGTCAGTCTACAAAACAATTGCCGAGATAAAGAAGCATAATCAGGTAAAATTCTTTCTTTATTAgtcttcttttttttcaattattatgtCTAATGTTTGTTGGATCATAATCTCAATTGTTGTGTTGTATCCTTACATCCATTGATCTTAGGATGCTGTATTTGTTACTGCCGGGACAATTAAGGAAGTTGAGACTGAGTTTGATTGGTGGTACAAAGGATGTAAGAAGTGTCGTCGTGGCTTAAGGGAACTTGAAAAAAGATATTTCTGCCCAATTGCGTTGAAGACTACGGGTTCTATGTGCCAAGGTATGACTCACGATACTTCTTTAACATTGACACACTACATACTCTTTGTCTAAGAAAATAATGGTATAAACTAATTATTTGTATTATTTCTTGATAAATTTTGTTGTTGAATTCTATCATTCGTGATTCAGCTAGCCTAATAGGTTAAAGATAATTGATTTTAAATAAGGCTAACCATCTCTTTCAAAGCATAACATATAGCAAGAGTTAAACATAATTAACCAAATGAAAGTGTTTCATTGACTTAACAGTGTCGAAGAACAATAATAATACAAATTTCGACGTATATAAAAATGTGCATCAAATTACTACCAGTCAAAGAACAGTGTGTCGAGAAACTGATACCTCATCTAATATTCTCAGTTTACAATCCAATGAAGATAAATGTGACCTTTTTCTCACTGTAATTGACTCATATTTatctaaatttaatttatatcagtTTAATGACAAAAATTTTCTATATATTTCTCATTACTCATTCATAGGAAAGCAACTATTTATGTATGGTGTACACTGTGCCTCGCATGGAATTGGACAGGAAAATACTCCTCCTAATTATGTAAGACCTTCTACATCAGAGATAAGATCTAAATTTTTAACTCTACGGACGGATTCCTCATTGACAAGAACTCTACTGTCCGTGTTAACAAATAGTACGTATAATTAATGATTGCCAAATGATTCATACACCAATATTTAATAAAAGGTATACTTCATCGGAAATCATTTATATAACATAgatttattataaaattttagcATACTTCAGTGTACAAGGACCCTCCAATAATCTAACGGAAGTCCTTCCGCAAAATCAGCTTCCATCACACTGCGGTTCCCACAAATCGTGCCTAACAGAAAGATAATTTAGAAAAAGATGATCattattatattcttttcttttctatagtGTAACatttaattgaataaaattgAACTTTTTGTAAAGAAGTTCTACTATAGTTGGGGTGCAAAAAAGACAATCTTCCTCTGTTGTTGCTTCGGTGGCTATTAATTTGGTACAACTTTATGAAGGTGTAAATTTATCGACTGTTAAGACACACCCACCAAGCGGTGACACACAAAGTGGCTAAAATGTTGACCCTTTTGTTGATGATGAAGGTAATTTCTCATTATATCAAGAATTTAAGTTTGTAGTTAGCAAGAGATATGAATTATTAGTAATACATCAACATATATGTTtgcattttttataatttttatttattgtagTTTTGAATGGTTATGATGATTCAATGTTGGATGTGGATATGGAAGATAATTTTATACCATCCTCAGAAACCTTAGACGGTATGTAAAAATTTTATATGTATGTTTATTTGCATCTTTGTGTACATCATGGACTAAATTGCATCGGTATGACAACTGAGCATCTAAAGAGAGTTCATTCGGCAGATGTCTAGGatataagtgatgagcggataatttatacgctttttggcattgtttttagtatgtttttagtaggatctagttacttttagggatgttttcataagtttttatgttaaattcatatttctggactttactatgagtttgtgtgtttttcggtgatttcaggtattttctggctgaaattgagggaattgagcaaaaatcagattcagaggttgaaaaaggactgctgatgctgttggattctgacctccctgcactcaaagtggattttctggagctacagaactcga from Arachis ipaensis cultivar K30076 chromosome B09, Araip1.1, whole genome shotgun sequence includes these protein-coding regions:
- the LOC107615923 gene encoding uncharacterized protein LOC107615923: MQGERDKWLAAINISVGHIEETSRFLPSLPILWLNSAVTLYKYSMDDHHTYCLSVAMAARYDLIKYINADPEHKVWKLKVRVIRLWTVSHFANSRVKAPIEMVVLDEEGDTIQCSIKGIFVPIFEGLLAENNVYVVTNFAVTLNTIKFKPTRHEFRINFKRDTIVRLVQDSSVPLNGFNFILFKKIHAEYKKDGYLVDVIGQLASKGNLVEFTRDGKPSSYITIELDDLESGQKLRVTWWQTLAFNLLKYLEEHPCLTYVVILQMGKIKFYSGAMGVSNINYNSKLFINVEFSAARISLQVYKTIAEIKKHNQDAVFVTAGTIKEVETEFDWWYKGCKKCRRGLRELEKRYFCPIALKTTGSMCQVSKNNNNTNFDVYKNVHQITTSQRTVCRETDTSSNILSLQSNEDKCDLFLTESNYLCMVYTVPRMELDRKILLLIM